Proteins from a genomic interval of Medicago truncatula cultivar Jemalong A17 chromosome 3, MtrunA17r5.0-ANR, whole genome shotgun sequence:
- the LOC11443043 gene encoding small subunit processome component 20 homolog isoform X2, which produces MATPAHAQAVKSLNKSPGRRRFVFKSFSDRVDDIDINVYRSLHKVKAEPSEGSSFFRDCLVEWRELNTTEDFISLYEEVIPCTQTLPLVLLHKETLISKLLSRLHMKARLSLEPILRLIAALSRDLLDEFIPLFPRIVDSLASLLESGADREPDIIEQIFTSWSYVMMYLQKYLIRNPSEVLKVTSKLRYYPKEYVRQFMAEAMSFVLRNAPDVQLKRGIERVITEVAKKPSPFRESGVELLLYNIMKGYSSRFHSKAERVLQLLTSKTIYHIGDGDDQGKDGDDQGKDGDDQESSTILNIIKSVFKKLCETTEPKELNLVWSCLYNEVHECVTTENIGHLRRILSVLVSAIKVQKGQNVSDYKPMLELVLLLVRSYITPLGVTESQEDICLVDRILKLMLATLDGLCSDSNKSMISECATQWAPIFKSRSSSLLRFIEKLLQKDLCLFAFRSKVISAINELMEISEEKVIQLFQSFCEKMQLDIRGPDFLDRESEEALARICNHLEGTIRSWIEKINNIGHADVSCEIDERKVALLWGVVNCYSHMSIVDAVPSLLVDLMDAVDQLLTVKADMSKEAWESIIGASLSSFNRLCYDSNLGADETKKFLSFAKRYKSSPHVLPAVAGYLESKYGSSLEETGCRVYHPELEEMIAESVAAFADNLCHSDKEVRISTLKILCHYKSLGEEISSVDQSAAKKRKIEVSPTSIVDNVGNNPLLVLLSIETTPVSISTSRSIQRLISKIQMDLSAGRIANVYAPLVLSGLFGILNNQFSYLWDPVLECISVLVSLYFSLVWNTLIDYLERCQATRESSSSLHDSANGASFDQPAGLLGCFKLFVHHESDCTPSGTILTLLLQALQKIPTVIEPRSRQFIPLFLKFLGYNTLDLASVGLFDSHACKGKEWKLILKEWLNLLKLMKNPKSFYLSQFLKEILQNRLIEEDDPEIQFRVLDCLLIWKDDYFLPYTEHLINLISYKITREELTTWSLSRESKMIEECHRAYLVPLVIRLLMPKVRKLKGLASRKKASICHRKAILSFIAGLDTTELPLFFALLIKPLQIVEKTDGPANLFWTLPIGCTSEFQASSLLEYFTLDNIATLSWKKKYGFLHVIEDIVGVFDELHIRPFLDLLVGCVVRLLESCTLSLDNVNLNGVSSNQHNSSTSPITLSGESVPENQILIGNTSNQLKDMRSLCLKIVSRVVHKYEDHEFGSDFWDRFFSSAKPLINKFKHEAASSEKPSSLLSCFLAMSANHKLVALLCREESLIPDIFSIVSVNSASEAIVYCVLKFVENLLSLDNQLDYEDSSAHKVLLSNIEVLMDSICCLFGSDNAAKRKLIKSPGETVIRIFKFLPKYIKEAEFAKRFVDILLLFLEKKTQSSDVCIEVLQVIQNIIPILGNGSTAKILSAVSPLYISAELDMRLRICDLLDVLVASDASVLTVANLLRQLNTTSTLGWLDHDVILNAYRIINTDFFRNVQVEHALLILSHCVLDMSSEETTFVSSAQSSLLSFVDFSALILLQEGSNEQELSVIQNTDGCWTKSCIQRIIKKFFLKHMADAMDGPLAVRKGWMKLLSQMALKVPDVSNLKSLIVLCNEDGEADFFDNIADSVIRKRVKALSLFRNVISTNKLSEFITEKVFMRLFFNMLFDEKEVKVDHLKIACIETIASVAGQMGWNSYYALLNKCFQGASRSPDKQKLFIRLICSILDKFHFSELSHTEEPTSVGVSDIRITDTVSSASLGNFGASGVNTDIQTCLYKVVLPKIQKLMDSDSERVNVNISLAALKLLKLLPGDLMDTYLPTIVHRISNFLKSHLESIRDEARSALATCLKELGLEYLQFIVKVLRSTLKRGYELHVLGYTLHFILSKCLSSAICGKIDYCLGDLLSVIENDILGVVAEQKEVEKIASKMKETKKKTSFESLKFVAQNVTFKSCALKLLAPMTAHLQKHVTQNVKGKLENMLHSIAAGIESNPSVDQTDLFVFIYRIVDDGLKNEIGRHESKLLKSEDKDRRTNTKRIFSGSAVASGLLCSHLITVFGIRILHKRLKGLKQVVEDEKTLSLLDPFVKLFSDGLCSKYEDILSASLGCLTVLVKLPLPSLQEHAERIKSAVLDIAQSSVNSSSPLMQSCLTFLTMLLRKTKISLTSNQIHILIQLPIFLDLERNPSLVALSLLKSIVKRKLDDVPEIYDIVTRVAELMVTSQMESIRKKCSKILLQFLLDYRLSQKRLQQHLDFLLSNLSYEHSTGRESVLEMINAIIVKFPPNILDEQSQTFFLHLVVRLANDSDDIVRSMSGAAIKKLIGSVSPNSLDSILKYTLSWYLGDKQQLWGAAAQVLGLLIEVIKKGFLKHIDCILPVTCRILQSALHAVTNRHESFEVESTIPLWKEAYYSLVMLEKMIHEFHDECFAKHLEDIWEAICEMLLHPHSWLRNKSVRLIALYFAHVVNSENDQSSTSSYFMMTPSRLYLIATSLCCQLKMPLIDDADSNLMTQNIVFAICRVHSLMRQTACIDPPAFWSALEQHEKDRFLKAFDLINARKERSMFVSSSLTSSSSSVCEDSSQLNVNNTQYTLVSLLLKKMGKIALQADAIQMGIVFNSFGKIMAQIQIISKDDCLNYAHVVLLPLYKVSEGFAGKVIADDLKKLADDARGKIEHILGTQNYVQVYNLIRKNLSSKRNKRKQEEKLMAVTNPMRNAKRKLKISAKHRANKKRKITSLKMGKWRH; this is translated from the exons ATGGCGACACCGGCACACGCTCAAGCCGTCAAGTCTCTCAACAAATCCCCCGGTCGCCGCCGTTTCGTT TTTAAGTCTTTCTCTGATAGAGTAGATGATATCGATATCAATGTCTATAGAAGTCTTCATAAAGTCAAAGCTGAACCATCTGAAGGTTCCTCTTTTTTCAGAGACTGCCTTGTAGAATGGAGG GAATTGAATACCACAGAAGATTTTATTTCATTGTATGAAGAAGTCATACCTTGTACACAAACATTGCCGCTGGTGTTGTTGCACAAGGAAACTTTAATCTCAAAGCTTCTTTCTCGGTTGCACATGAAGGCAAGGCTATCCCTTGAACCAATTCTCAG GTTAATTGCAGCTTTATCTAGAGATCTCCTAGATGAATTTATTCC GCTATTTCCAAGGATTGTTGATTCTTTAGCATCTCTTCTAGAAAGTGGTGCTGATAGGGAGCCAGATATAATTGAGCAG aTCTTCACGTCATGGTCATATGTTATGATGTATCTGCAGAAATATCTAATACGCAACCCATCAGAGGTGCTTAA GGTCACATCAAAATTGAGGTACTATCCAAAGGAATATGTTCGACAATTCATGGCAGAGGCAATGTCATTTGTTTTGAGAAATGCCCCAGACGTGCAGCTCAAAAGAG GAATTGAAAGAGTCATCACTGAGGTAGCGAAGAAGCCATCTCCATTCCGAGAGTCTGGTGTTGAATTATTgctttataatattatgaaaggATACTCATCAAGGTTCCATTCGAAAGCAGAGCGAGTGTTACAATTATTAACAAGCAAAACAATTTATCACATTGGTGATGGAGATGACCAAGGCAAGGATGGGGATGACCAAGGCAAGGACGGAGACGACCAAG AGTCAAGTACCATTTTGAACATCATAAAATCCGTGTTTAAGAAATTATGCGAGACGACGGAACCCAAAGAGTTGAATTTGGTATGGAGTTGCTTATATAATGAAGTGCATGAATGTGTTACTACCGAAAACATCGGACATTTAAGACGCATTTTATCAGTGCTAGTCTCAGCTATTAAGGTGCAAAAAGGGCAAAATGTGTCCG ATTATAAGCCCATGCTTGAACTCGTCCTCTTGCTTGTGCGGTCATATATCACACCTTTGGGAGTTACTGAGTCACAAGAAGATATATGTTTAGTTGatagaattttgaaattaatgttGGCCACTCTCGACGGGCTGTGTAGTGATAGTAATAAATCAATGATATCCGAGTGTGCTACCCAGTGGGCTCCAATTTTTAAATCACGAAGCTCAAG TTTGCTACGGTTCATCGAAAAACTGCTACAGAAGGATCTCTGTTTATTTGCTTTCAGAAGTAAGGTTATAAG TGCAATAAACGAGTTAATGGAGATTTCAGAGGAAAAGGTCATACAATTATTTCAATCCTTCTGTGAGAAAATGCAATTGGATATACGAGGCCCAGACTTTTTAGACAGAGAAAGTGAAGAAGCATTAGCTAGGATATGCAATCATTTGGAAGGGACTATCCGTTCTTGgattgaaaaaataaacaatattggACATGCCGACGTTTCTTGTGAAATTGATGAAAGAAAGGTAGCACTGCTATGGGGAGTTGTGAACTGCTATTCTCATATGTCTATTGTTGACGCCGTTCCATCCTTGTTGGTGGATCTTATGGATGCGGTAGATCAGCTTCTGACTGTTAAAGCTG ATATGTCTAAAGAAGCATGGGAAAGCATTATAGGTGCTTCACTAAGTTCTTTCAACAGATTGTGCTATGACAGTAACCTTGGAGCTGATGAAACCAAAAAGTTTCTAAGTTTTGCAAAACGATACAAGTCATCTCCACACGTGTTACCGGCTGTTGCTGGTTATTTGGAAAGCAAGTACGG ttCTTCTTTGGAAGAGACTGGGTGTAGAGTGTACCATCCAGAACTTGAGGAAATGATTGCAGAGTCAGTGGCAGCATTTGCGGATAATTTGTGCCATTCAGACAAGGAGGTTCGCATTTCAACTCTTAAAATACTCTGTCACTACAAATCTTTGGGCGAGGAAATTTCTTCGGTGGATCAGTCAGCTGCGAAGAAAAGGAAAATCGAAGTTTCACCAACTTCCATTGTGGATAACGTAGGAAATAAT CCTCTGCTGGTTCTTCTGTCTATTGAAACAACTCCAGTTTCAATTTCTACAAGCAGAAGTATCCAACGATTGATTTCCAAGATACAGATGGACCTATCTGCTGGAAGGATTGCCAATGTTTATGCACCACTTGTTTTGAGCGGGTTATTTGGCATCTTGAATAACCAATTTAGCTATCTCTGGGATCCTGTATTAGAATGCATTTCTGTCTTGGTTAGTCTATATTTTTCACTCGTGTGGAATACCCTTATCGATTATCTGGAAAGATGTCAAGCAACAAGAGAGAGCTCTAGCAGCTTGCATGATAGTGCCAATGGTGCATCGTTTGATCAGCCAGCTG GTTTACTTGGttgtttcaaattatttgtCCATCATGAATCTGATTGCACACCATCCGGAACAATATTGACATTATTGTTGCAAGCATTACAAAAAATTCCAACTGTAATTGAACCTCGCTCCCGGCAATTCATTCCCCTTTTTTTGAAGTTCTTAGGATACAACACTCTTGATCTTGCAAG CGTGGGATTGTTTGATTCTCATGCTTGTAAAGGAAAAGAGTGGAAGCTCATCTTGAAGGAATGGCTAAACTTGTTGAAACTTATGAAAAATCCCAAGTCATTTTACTTGAGCCAATTTCTTAAGGAGATTCTGCAGAATAG GCTTATAGAAGAAGACGATCCTGAAATACAGTTTAGAGTTCTTGATTGCCTATTAATATGGAAAGATGATTACTTTTTACCATATACCGAGCATCTGATAAACTTGATTAGTTACAAAATTACAAGGGAAGAACTAACAACATGGAGTTTATCAAGAGAATCTAAAATGATTGAAGAATGTCACCGAGCTTATCTTGTGCCATTGGTTATCCGTCTCTTGATGCCAAAAGTAAGAAAGTTGAAAGGACTTGCATCTCGAAAG AAAGCAAGTATTTGTCATCGGAAAGCTATTCTGAGTTTCATAGCTGGGCTTGATACAACTGAGCTGCCACTTTTCTTTGCATTACTGATAAAGCCGTTGCAAATAGTAGAGAAAACTGATGGGCCTGCTAACTTGTTTTGGACTTTACCTATAGGTTGCACTAGTGAATTTCAAGCATCTTCTTTGTTAGAATATTTTACTTTGGACAATATCGCAACCCTATCCTGGAAAAAGAAATATGGCTTCTTGCATGTTATAGAAGATATTGTTGGAGTTTTTGATGAATTGCATATTAGACCTTTTCTTGATTTGCTGGTGGGGTGTGTTGTTCGGCTGTTGGAGAGTTGCACATTAAGTCTTGACAACGTAAATCTGAATGGGGTTTCTTCAAATCAACACAATTCTAGCACCAGCCCAATCACTCTTAGTGGGGAAAGTGTGCCAGAAAATCAAATCCTG ATTGGCAATACGTCAAATCAGCTCAAAGATATGAGATCTCTGTGCCTGAAAATTGTTTCCCGTGTTGTCCATAAGTACGAGGATCATGAATTTGGTTCTGATTTTTGGGACAGATTCTTTTCTTCGGCAAAACCCCTGATTAATAAATTCAAACACGAGGCTGCTAGTAGTGAGAAACCAAGTTCATTGCTATCTTGCTTTCTGGCCATGAGTGCAAACCATAAGCTTGTAGCACTATTATGCCGGGAAGAAAGTCTCATACCTGATATATTTTCCATTGTTTCTGTCAATTCGGCTTCTGAGGCTATTGTATATTGTGTTCTGAAGTTTGTCGAGAACTTGTTAAGCCTTGACAATCAGTTGGATTATGAAGACAGTTCTGCCCATAAAGTTTTACTTTCAAATATTGAAGTGCTTATGGATAgcatttgttgtttgtttggaaGTGACAATGCAGCCAAGAg AAAGCTGATCAAATCTCCTGGGGAGACAGTTATAagaattttcaaatttctaCCCAAGTACATCAAGGAGGCAGAGTTTGCAAAGCGATTTGTGGACATACTGCTTctgtttttggaaaagaaaacacaaagTTCTG ATGTCTGTATTGAAGTTTTGCAAGTCATTCAAAATATCATACCCATATTAGGAAATGGAAGCACCGCTAAAATTTTGAGTGCTGTTTCTCCTTTATATATTTCGGCTGAGTTGGATATGCGTTTGAGAATATGTGATCTTCTTGATGTTCTCGTAGCATCTGATGCATCTGTACTCACAGTG GCTAATCTTCTTCGTCAGCTGAATACGACATCTACTTTGGGTTGGCTTGATCACGATGTTATTTTGAATGCTTACAGAATCATCAATACCGATTTCTTCAGAAATGTTCAAGTGGAACATGCATTACTTATTTTATCACACTGTGTGCTTGACATGTCCTCGGAAGAAACAACCTTTGTATCTAGTGCACAGAGTTCATTGCTatcttttgttgatttttctgCACTTATCCTTTTGCAAGAAGGAAGCAATGAACAAGAGTTGTCTGTAATACAAAACACTGATGGTTGTTGGACAAAATCATGCATCCAGCGTATTATAAAGAAATTTTTCTTGAAGCATATGGCAGATGCTATGGATGGACCACTTGCTGTTAGAAAG GGATGGATGAAGTTGTTAAGTCAAATGGCTTTGAAGGTCCCAGACGTGTCAAACCTTAAATCACTCATAGTCCTGTGCAATGAGGACGGGGAAGcagatttttttgacaatatagcCGACTCAGTG ATCCGTAAGAGAGTGAAGGCATTGTCACTGTTTAGGAATGTTATCAGTACGAACAAATTATCAGAG TTTATCACTGAAAAAGTGTTCATGCGACTCTTCTTCAACATGCTGTTTGACGAGAAAGAAGTAAAGGTTGACCATTTGAAAATTGCATGCATCGAGACCATTGCTTCTGTAGCTGGTCAGATGGGATGGAATTCATACTATGCACTATTGAACAAATGTTTTCAGGGAGCATCCAGGAGTCCAGACAAACAGAAACTCTTTATACGCCTTATCTGTTCTATTTTGGATAAATTTCACTTTTCAGAACTTTCTCACACTGAAGAACCTACTTCTGTTGGCGTTTCTGACATTAGGATAACCGACACTGTTTCGTCAGCTAGTTTAGGCAACTTTGGTGCTTCTGGTGTGAACACAGATATACAGACGTGCCTCTATAAAGTTGTGCTTCCTAAGATACAAAAGCTGATGGATTCTGATTCAGAAAGGGTCAATGTAAATATCAGTCTTGCTGCGTTGAAACTACTTAAGTTACTTCCAGGTGATTTGATGGACACATATCTTCCAACTATCGTTCATCGAATTTCAAACTTCTTAAAGAGTCATCTAGAAAGCATTCGTGATGAAGCCAGGTCTGCATTGGCTACTTGTTTGAAAGAACTTGGATTGGAATACTTGCAATTCATTGTTAAGGTTTTGCGATCAACTTTAAAGCGAGGATATGAACTTCATGTCCTAGGATACACACTGCATTTTATTCTGTCCAAGTGTCTTTCGAGTGCCATTTGTGGAAAGATAGATTACTGTTTGGGGGATCTCCTTTCTGTCATAGAAAATGACATTCTCGGAGTTGTTGCTGAACAGAAGGAAGTGGAAAAGATAGcttcaaaaatgaaagaaacaaagaagaaaacatCATTTGAAAGCTTGAAATTTGTGGCCCAAAATGTAACATTCAAAAGCTGTGCACTAAAGCTACTTGCACCAATGACTGCTCATTTGCAGAAGCATGTCACACAAAATGTTAAaggaaaattggaaaatatgtTGCATAGTATAGCTGCTGGTATTGAAAGCAATCCATCTGTAGATCAGACTGATCTATTTGTCTTTATTTATCGCATTGTTGATGATGGCTTAAAGAATGAAATTGGTCGGCATGAGAGTAAGTTGTTAAAATCGGAAGATAAGGATAGGCGTACTAACACCAAAAGAATTTTTTCAGGGAGTGCAGTTGCTAGTGGCTTATTATGCTCACACCTTATAACAGTGTTTGGTATCAGAATATTGCATAAACGCTTGAAGGGCTTAAAACAggttgttgaagatgaaaagACCTTGTCTTTATTAGATCCTTTTGTCAAGCTATTTAGTGATGGTTTGTGCTCGAAGTATGAGGACATATTGTCTGCTTCCCTTGGATGCCTTACTGTACTGGTAAAGTTGCCTTTACCATCCCTTCAAGAACATGCTGAGAGAATAAAGTCTGCTGTATTGGATATTGCCCAAAGCTCAGTGAACTCTAGCAGTCCTTTAATGCAGTCATGTTTGACATTTCTGACTATGCTTTTGAGGAAAACTAAAATTTCCCTCACCTCTAACCaaatacatatactaattcagcTTCCAATATTTCTGGACCTTGAAAGGAATCCATCTTTGGTGGCCCTATCACTTCTAAAAAGTATTGTCAAGCGCAAGCTGGATGACGTACCTGAGATATATGATATTGTTACTAGGGTTGCTGAATTGATGGTGACAAGTCAAATGGAATCTATTCGCAAAAAATGCAGTAAAATTTTGTTGCAATTTTTGCTTGATTATCGACTTTCACAAAAGCGTTTGCAACAACATCTGGACTTTTTGCTCTCGAATTTGAG TTATGAACATTCGACTGGACGGGAATCTGTTCTCGAAATGATTAATGCTATTATAGTCAAATTTCCTCCAAATATTTTGGACGAGCAATCACAAACTTTTTTTCTCCATTTGGTAGTTCGCTTGGCAAATGACAGTGATGATATTGTTCGTTCTATGAGTGGGGCTGCTATAAAGAAGCTTATTGGTTCTGTTAGTCCCAATTCACTTGATTCTATTCTTAAATATACCCTTTCTTGGTATTTGGGTGACAAGCAGCAACTATGGGGTGCGGCCGCACAG GTTTTGGGTTTGCTGATTGAGGTAATAAAGAAAGGATTTCTTAAACATATAGACTGTATCTTGCCAGTGACTTGTCGGATCTTGCAATCTGCTTTACATGCAGTCACAAACAGGCATGAAAGCTTTGAGGTTGAATCCACCATCCCCCTTTGGAAGGAGGCATACTATTCTCTTGTTATGCTAGAGAAGATGATTCATGAGTTCCATGATGAATGCTTTGCAAAGCACCTAGAG GATATATGGGAGGCAATATGTGAGATGTTGTTGCACCCACACTCGTGGTTACGCAACAAATCAGTTCGTCTCATAGCTCTATACTTTGCACATGTTGTCAACAGCGAAAATGATCAAAGCTCCACAAGTAGTTATTTTATGATGACTCCTAGTAGATTATATCTAATAGCCACTTCTCTTTGCTGCCAATTGAAAATGCCACTTATAGATGATGCTGACAGCAACCTGATGACCCAGAATATTGTCTTTGCCATTTGTCGCGTGCATTCTTTAATGAGGCAAACTGCCTGCATAGATCCCCCTGCCTTCTGGTCTGCTCTTGAGCAACATGAAAAGGATCGATTTCTCAAAGCTTTTGACTTGAttaatgcaagaaaagaaagaagcatGTTTGTGTCTTCATCTCttacctcctcctcctcctctgtATGTGAAGACAGTAGTCAGCTTAATGTTAACAACACCCAATATACACTTGTCTCGTTATTACTAAAGAAAATGGGCAAAATTGCCCTTCAAGCAGATGCCATTCAG ATGGGAATAGTCTTCAACAGTTTTGGGAAAATTATGGCACAAATACAGATCATCAGTAAGGATGACTGCCTGAACTATGCACATGTGGTCCTATTACCTCTGTATAAAGTTTCTGAAGGATTTGCTGGAAAAGTGATAGCTG ATGATCTCAAAAAGTTGGCAGACGACGCACGTGGAAAAATAGAGCATATTCTGGGTACTCAAAACTACGTGCAAGTTTATAACCTTATCAGGAAGAACCTCAGCTCTAAAAGAAATAAGAGGAAACAGGAAGAAAAACTCATGGCTGTTACCAATCCTATGCGAAATGCCAAAAGGAAATTGAAAATTTCTGCAAAACATCGTGCcaacaaaaagagaaagatTACATCTTTGAAAATGGGGAAATGGAGGCATTGA